A genomic window from Candidatus Eisenbacteria bacterium includes:
- a CDS encoding ABC transporter permease, translated as MRAFVLRRVLHSVVMLWGVITITFALGHLVPGDITNVIHDPWLTPERIEAMRRRFGLDQPWWIQYGLYLRNVLLLDFGDSFMFQRPVFAVLRDGLFNTLWLQATALLISWGVAIPLGVWAARRANTWADRSVAFGASLALAVPEMVSGLLLIYFAARSGFFPVGGMRSPHWDTLPAGGQALDLVWHVALPALVLAFAPLAVYLRQTRGNLLDVLRRDYVTTARAKGLDEQAVAFKHALPNALNPLISLFGFSLAALISGSFIVEILFSWPGVGRTTFEALVFQDQYLVMGGVLMVSAMLVLGNLVADLLLAVVDPRIVHD; from the coding sequence GTGCGTGCGTTTGTTCTGCGGCGAGTGCTGCACTCGGTGGTCATGCTGTGGGGCGTGATCACCATCACCTTCGCGCTCGGCCACCTGGTTCCGGGTGACATCACCAACGTGATCCACGATCCGTGGCTCACGCCCGAGAGGATCGAGGCGATGCGGCGGCGCTTCGGCCTCGATCAGCCGTGGTGGATCCAGTACGGGCTCTACCTGCGCAACGTCCTGCTGCTCGACTTCGGAGATTCCTTCATGTTCCAGCGGCCGGTGTTCGCGGTGCTGCGAGACGGGCTCTTCAACACCCTGTGGCTCCAGGCGACGGCGCTGCTGATCAGCTGGGGAGTGGCGATTCCTCTGGGTGTGTGGGCGGCGCGGCGCGCGAACACCTGGGCGGACCGGAGCGTCGCCTTCGGCGCCTCGCTGGCGCTCGCCGTCCCCGAGATGGTGTCGGGGCTGTTGCTGATCTACTTCGCGGCGCGCAGCGGGTTCTTCCCGGTGGGCGGGATGCGCTCGCCGCACTGGGACACGCTCCCAGCTGGGGGCCAGGCGCTCGACCTGGTGTGGCACGTCGCGCTGCCGGCGCTGGTGCTGGCCTTCGCCCCGCTGGCGGTCTACCTGCGCCAGACGCGAGGCAACCTGCTCGACGTGCTGCGCCGCGACTACGTCACGACCGCGCGCGCCAAGGGCCTGGACGAGCAGGCTGTGGCGTTCAAGCACGCGCTCCCCAACGCCTTGAACCCGCTCATCAGCCTGTTCGGATTCTCGCTCGCGGCGCTGATCTCCGGATCCTTCATCGTCGAGATCCTGTTCTCCTGGCCCGGCGTCGGGCGGACGACGTTCGAGGCCCTGGTGTTCCAGGACCAGTATCTGGTGATGGGCGGCGTGCTGATGGTCTCGGCCATGCTCGTGCTCGGGAACCTCGTCGCCGACCTCCTGCTGGCCGTGGTGGACCCGCGGATCGTTCACGACTGA